Proteins from one uncultured Desulfuromonas sp. genomic window:
- a CDS encoding TIR domain-containing protein, with protein MKKEALSSRAIARNIPLILDELGKADRARITAVSELFKDAKEVNLGQLLQELFPDQHSRETALTALRQFRKRLSDAAEEAGIRFKLEVDSLKKNSPDERTCWFIGESGAEQAISRLVEGETALVDRSSQGAYEIRDDKIVIRYFVSYAHKDKKLKQDFCERLSDQLNVSSNYYFEQWNDELLLVGDDWKDEIAKAIENCHFGLLLVSNSFLASRFITEQELPHFVPNKLDRPEPGKRAIPVALSKVLLDGSVDLKGLQTYQIFHDQEGKPFSQRRGEKKDQFINELFQQIVSVISTRLVVPERKSYNYKRSEEFERCFCQAIDERSLDCYIDSTGCMSSLDKLREEVDPEEFDQRIDAVTQLLNWSESSDSPAYFALLGSLGMGKTSTCLEFAKRLLHHRKKKPELPLPIYFDLRLLGEKAKQEPDLSTIIETVLRKSWRGGLEPTDFSAAEIIDLVQLQGAIAIWDGIDEVLVHLTPAGGQSFIRELLRLLPPSVIQKNSTHGKMLFSCRTHYFRTLREQKNFFLGEEREGMKVEDYRALILLPFSEEQILQYLEEHVPDREPEELLDIIQSIHNLSEMAERPYTLRLIADQISHLEQLKLQGVTVTGVTLYRHMVESWLERDIGKHQLTPHHKQLLMEFLAAELWTQGRRDWEIDDLEQWLIDFFESHPSIAAHYHGKNRELIKEDLRTATFLVREGEKTFRFAHSSLLEFFLACYLYRALCENQIERWDIEVVSPETIDFLGQLLLESNQRKKEIALKSMSAIARMPLALKAKKLVLSYFLKSYGTSYPKASLMGGVFDKIDLSGVNIEGRAEQKINFRSTSWRDSNLTQARFRHVDFGSAIFSGSDLVRTEFIDCDMVRNDFNHCELVGTVFRKCDLTASCLDDIRSYRCKFLYCRMDQMEALNLSPPSIFTVPIANQRVEKVFQQKNKRLLIAGGQIGSITTFCFIKSTFLASGGLDGTIRLWDLRSGECLQLFEGHEGEVSSVAFGENGQLVSSGFDGTIRLWNVSKGTSSNVLKGHDGGVNSVAFGGDGSLVSCGDDGTIRLWDIDRGVCRQILNGHDGGVNRILFGGDGSLVSCGFDGTIRMWDVCSGACCQVFRGHDGEVTSIALENDYLVSGGVDGTIKLWSVSSGVCHKVFEAHDEWVSDVAFGDDGVLASCGFDGTIRLWDMCSGVCDQVLKGHNGEVHSVAYSDSGFLVSCGEDGTVRLWDVGSGVCHQVLRGYGWMVTSVALRGGRLVTAGLDGTIRLWDVKSGTCFMNLKGHGVLINSVAFGDDGVLASCGFDGTVRLWDVSTGICRYILDGHDQWVNSIAFGEGGRLASGGSDGTIQLWDIESGACHQIFKGHDGQVLSMAFGKNGDLASGGADGSIKLWDVGDGTCRRILEGHKNEINSIVFCDNDALASCGIDGAIFLWNVDSGACRQIFKENDSWQNSLAFDKRGRLASAGADGTVRLWDVESGACLKILKGHHGWGSDVAFGEGETLVSSGVDGVVRLWDVATETEKLILAFFDKHSWAAIDPVTENILQVYGDFWRYLSWNVPYLETSNIEILPIESFGPLPLEAEVRSCN; from the coding sequence ATGAAAAAAGAAGCTCTTTCGTCACGAGCAATTGCCCGTAATATTCCCTTGATTTTGGATGAACTTGGAAAAGCAGATCGAGCACGAATAACCGCAGTTTCAGAGTTATTCAAGGATGCAAAAGAGGTCAATCTGGGCCAATTGCTTCAAGAGCTTTTTCCTGATCAGCACTCGCGTGAGACCGCTCTTACCGCATTGCGTCAGTTTCGTAAACGATTGAGCGATGCCGCTGAAGAAGCTGGCATTCGGTTTAAGCTGGAAGTTGATAGTCTCAAGAAAAATTCTCCGGACGAAAGAACCTGCTGGTTTATCGGCGAAAGTGGTGCCGAGCAGGCTATTTCAAGATTGGTTGAAGGGGAAACGGCTTTAGTTGATCGTTCAAGCCAGGGGGCGTATGAAATTCGTGATGATAAAATTGTTATTCGCTATTTTGTGTCTTATGCACATAAGGACAAAAAGCTTAAACAAGACTTCTGTGAGAGACTGTCAGACCAGCTAAACGTTTCATCCAACTATTATTTTGAACAATGGAATGACGAACTGTTGCTGGTTGGTGATGACTGGAAAGATGAAATTGCCAAAGCAATTGAGAATTGTCATTTCGGTCTGCTGCTGGTTTCAAACAGCTTTTTGGCAAGTCGTTTTATTACAGAGCAAGAGCTACCCCATTTTGTCCCCAATAAGCTGGATCGCCCAGAGCCAGGTAAACGAGCTATTCCCGTCGCCTTATCCAAGGTTTTGTTGGATGGAAGCGTTGATCTTAAAGGGCTTCAAACATATCAGATTTTCCACGATCAAGAGGGAAAGCCTTTTTCTCAGAGGCGCGGAGAAAAAAAAGATCAATTTATCAATGAGCTTTTCCAGCAAATTGTTTCAGTAATAAGCACTCGCTTGGTCGTTCCTGAAAGAAAATCCTATAACTATAAGCGTAGTGAAGAGTTCGAAAGATGTTTTTGCCAAGCTATAGATGAGCGAAGTTTGGATTGCTATATCGACTCAACGGGATGTATGAGCTCTCTGGATAAATTAAGAGAAGAAGTTGATCCTGAAGAGTTTGATCAACGTATCGATGCCGTTACGCAGTTGCTTAATTGGTCCGAAAGCTCTGATTCTCCAGCATACTTTGCCTTGCTGGGCAGCTTGGGTATGGGTAAAACCAGTACCTGTCTTGAATTTGCCAAACGATTGCTCCATCATCGTAAAAAGAAACCTGAACTTCCCTTGCCAATCTATTTTGACCTGAGACTCCTTGGCGAAAAAGCAAAACAAGAGCCTGATCTATCCACCATTATCGAAACCGTATTACGGAAAAGTTGGCGTGGTGGTCTAGAACCCACAGATTTTTCAGCAGCCGAAATCATTGATCTCGTTCAGCTGCAAGGTGCTATTGCCATCTGGGACGGGATTGATGAAGTTCTTGTTCATTTGACTCCTGCAGGAGGGCAAAGTTTTATTCGTGAATTGCTTCGGTTGTTGCCACCTTCCGTCATTCAAAAGAACTCGACTCACGGGAAAATGCTTTTCAGTTGTCGAACGCACTATTTCAGAACGCTCCGAGAACAGAAAAACTTTTTTTTGGGAGAAGAGCGCGAGGGGATGAAGGTTGAAGATTACCGCGCCTTGATTTTATTGCCTTTTTCCGAAGAGCAGATTCTTCAATATCTTGAAGAGCATGTTCCTGATCGAGAACCTGAAGAGCTGTTAGATATTATTCAGTCAATTCATAACCTTTCAGAGATGGCAGAGCGTCCCTATACGCTTCGGTTGATCGCGGATCAGATTTCTCACTTGGAGCAATTAAAGTTGCAGGGTGTGACAGTCACTGGCGTAACGCTTTATCGTCATATGGTGGAATCGTGGCTTGAAAGAGATATTGGCAAACATCAACTGACCCCTCATCACAAGCAGTTGCTGATGGAGTTTCTAGCTGCTGAGCTGTGGACACAGGGGCGACGGGACTGGGAAATTGATGATCTTGAACAATGGTTAATTGACTTTTTTGAAAGTCATCCTTCGATTGCCGCTCACTATCATGGAAAAAATCGTGAACTCATAAAAGAAGATTTACGTACGGCGACATTTCTTGTCCGCGAAGGAGAGAAAACTTTTCGTTTTGCACACAGCTCTTTATTAGAGTTCTTTTTAGCCTGCTACTTGTATCGAGCTCTTTGCGAAAATCAGATAGAGCGTTGGGACATTGAAGTGGTTAGTCCTGAAACAATTGATTTTTTAGGGCAATTGTTGCTTGAAAGCAATCAAAGAAAAAAAGAAATAGCTCTTAAGAGTATGTCTGCCATAGCGCGGATGCCTTTAGCACTCAAAGCGAAGAAACTGGTGCTGTCTTATTTTTTAAAATCTTATGGCACAAGTTATCCGAAGGCTTCGCTTATGGGAGGTGTTTTTGACAAGATTGATCTGAGTGGTGTGAATATAGAAGGTCGTGCGGAACAAAAAATCAACTTTCGATCAACTTCCTGGCGAGATAGCAATTTGACACAAGCTCGATTTCGTCATGTTGATTTTGGATCAGCTATTTTCAGCGGAAGTGATCTTGTGCGAACAGAGTTTATTGATTGTGACATGGTGAGAAATGATTTTAATCATTGCGAATTGGTTGGAACGGTTTTTCGCAAATGTGATTTGACCGCATCATGTTTAGACGATATCAGGTCTTATCGCTGTAAATTTTTGTATTGCAGGATGGATCAGATGGAAGCCCTGAATCTGAGTCCGCCCTCCATTTTTACTGTGCCAATTGCAAATCAACGTGTTGAAAAAGTCTTTCAACAAAAGAACAAAAGGCTATTGATAGCAGGAGGACAGATAGGGTCGATAACAACTTTTTGTTTTATTAAAAGTACTTTCTTAGCTTCTGGCGGATTAGATGGAACGATAAGACTATGGGATCTGCGTAGCGGAGAATGCCTTCAGCTCTTTGAAGGGCATGAAGGGGAGGTCAGCAGTGTTGCCTTTGGTGAGAATGGTCAACTAGTATCCAGCGGATTTGATGGGACGATTCGGTTGTGGAATGTGAGCAAAGGAACGTCTTCCAATGTTCTCAAGGGGCATGATGGTGGGGTTAACAGTGTAGCCTTTGGAGGTGATGGGTCTCTGGTCTCCTGCGGGGATGATGGAACGATACGGTTATGGGATATCGACAGAGGGGTCTGCCGACAAATTTTAAATGGTCACGATGGTGGGGTTAACAGGATACTCTTTGGAGGTGATGGGTCTCTGGTCTCCTGTGGATTTGACGGAACTATCCGGATGTGGGACGTGTGCAGTGGAGCATGCTGTCAAGTTTTTAGAGGTCATGATGGTGAGGTCACTAGCATAGCCTTAGAAAATGACTATTTGGTCTCAGGCGGGGTAGACGGAACAATTAAGCTATGGAGTGTGAGCAGTGGAGTATGCCACAAAGTTTTTGAGGCTCATGATGAATGGGTTTCTGATGTAGCCTTTGGAGATGATGGGGTTTTGGCTTCCTGCGGATTTGACGGAACTATCCGGCTGTGGGACATGTGCAGTGGCGTATGCGATCAAGTTCTTAAAGGTCATAATGGTGAGGTTCACAGTGTGGCTTATAGCGATAGTGGTTTTTTGGTCTCCTGTGGAGAGGATGGAACTGTCCGATTGTGGGATGTAGGCAGTGGTGTGTGTCACCAGGTTCTCAGAGGCTATGGATGGATGGTTACCAGTGTAGCCTTAAGGGGAGGCCGTTTAGTTACCGCTGGATTGGATGGGACGATTCGACTTTGGGATGTGAAGAGCGGCACGTGCTTCATGAATCTCAAGGGTCACGGAGTGTTGATTAACAGCGTAGCCTTTGGAGATGATGGGGTCCTGGCTTCTTGCGGATTTGACGGAACAGTCCGGCTGTGGGATGTAAGTACTGGAATATGCCGATATATCCTCGATGGTCACGATCAGTGGGTAAATAGTATTGCTTTTGGAGAAGGCGGTCGCTTGGCCTCTGGTGGCTCAGATGGGACGATACAGTTATGGGATATAGAAAGTGGAGCCTGCCACCAGATTTTTAAGGGGCACGATGGACAGGTTCTTAGCATGGCTTTTGGTAAAAATGGGGATCTCGCTTCTGGCGGAGCTGATGGATCGATAAAATTATGGGATGTGGGTGATGGAACATGTCGACGGATCCTTGAAGGACATAAAAATGAGATTAACAGTATAGTCTTTTGTGATAATGATGCCTTAGCTTCTTGCGGAATAGATGGAGCGATTTTTTTATGGAATGTAGATAGTGGGGCATGCCGCCAAATTTTTAAGGAAAATGATAGCTGGCAAAACAGCTTGGCCTTTGATAAGAGGGGCCGACTGGCTTCCGCCGGGGCCGATGGGACAGTTCGATTATGGGATGTGGAGAGCGGAGCATGCCTTAAAATTCTAAAGGGTCATCATGGGTGGGGTTCTGATGTAGCCTTTGGAGAAGGGGAAACTCTGGTTTCCAGCGGAGTAGACGGGGTTGTTCGGCTGTGGGATGTTGCGACAGAGACCGAGAAACTGATCCTTGCTTTTTTTGATAAGCACTCTTGGGCCGCTATTGATCCTGTTACTGAAAATATTTTGCAAGTTTATGGAGACTTTTGGCGTTATCTTTCTTGGAACGTTCCTTATTTAGAAACATCGAATATAGAAATCTTACCCATAGAAAGTTTCGGCCCTTTGCCCTTAGAGGCAGAAGTCAGAAGTTGTAACTGA
- a CDS encoding alpha-L-glutamate ligase-like protein, translated as MLFKSLRDMGILGMNARNIEFIGRYNQRSLYPLVDDKLKTKKLAQRFDIPAPKLHFVIREQHRLRNAENLFRKIDGFAIKPAKGSGGKGILVIRAQEQGRFVTTSGARLDLNDIKRHISNILAGLYSLAGTPDVAIVEELVAFSEMFTGYSYQGVPDIRIVVFQGYPVMAMLRLATQRSDGKANLHQGAIGVGLDIATGSSLDAVQFSMPLEIHPDTGKSLAGIDIPGWQEILYLAARCYDMTGLGYIGTDIVLDSGKRPLLLELNARPGLSIQAANGQGLLPRLRHIENLTVKHTSAEERVDYVLATFGSTASVSPYSF; from the coding sequence ATGTTGTTCAAAAGCTTGCGTGACATGGGCATTCTCGGCATGAACGCCCGCAATATTGAGTTCATTGGTCGTTACAATCAGCGCAGTCTCTATCCGCTGGTGGATGACAAACTCAAAACCAAGAAGCTTGCCCAGCGTTTTGATATCCCCGCGCCAAAGCTGCATTTTGTCATCCGTGAGCAGCACCGGCTGAGAAATGCGGAAAATCTGTTTCGCAAAATCGACGGCTTTGCCATCAAACCGGCTAAAGGCTCCGGCGGCAAAGGGATTCTGGTGATTCGTGCCCAGGAACAGGGTCGCTTTGTCACCACTTCGGGGGCGCGTCTTGATCTCAACGATATTAAACGGCATATCTCCAACATTCTGGCCGGGCTGTATTCTCTGGCCGGCACACCGGATGTAGCGATTGTCGAAGAGCTAGTGGCGTTTTCCGAGATGTTCACCGGCTACTCCTATCAAGGTGTTCCCGATATTCGTATTGTCGTGTTTCAGGGCTACCCGGTGATGGCCATGCTGCGCTTGGCCACCCAGCGCTCCGACGGCAAGGCCAATCTCCATCAGGGCGCCATTGGCGTCGGGCTCGATATCGCCACCGGCTCCTCTCTCGATGCTGTGCAGTTCTCCATGCCGCTGGAGATTCATCCCGACACCGGCAAATCGTTGGCGGGTATCGATATCCCCGGCTGGCAGGAGATCCTCTATCTGGCGGCACGCTGTTATGATATGACCGGTCTCGGCTATATCGGCACTGATATTGTTCTCGATAGCGGCAAGCGTCCGCTGTTGCTCGAACTCAACGCCCGTCCCGGCCTGTCGATCCAGGCCGCCAACGGCCAGGGGCTGTTACCGCGTCTGCGCCATATTGAGAACCTGACCGTTAAACACACCAGTGCCGAAGAGCGGGTTGACTACGTTCTTGCAACGTTCGGATCGACAGCTTCTGTCTCGCCTTATTCTTTTTAA
- a CDS encoding RimK/LysX family protein, with translation MIRRFYFFSVLGAVILLLTTVGCKPYFVLATQQDKIMLEQVLDQETQQLDQLDTLTGRLESMQDDLVAHQSQSITELQQRMANQDKQLMALKNQLAELDQAFENLRQEHSAEPVRYNDMQSVAVDTDTTAKQVIGAVEQVYISPPGLLLNARIDTGATTSSIDARNVEPFERDGKRWVRFEITDPESDEPVVLECRVVRRVKIIQAITEEKERRYVVELLVALGNVTRSAEFTLSDRDHVEYPVLIGRNILMDSMTVDVSKKFLSVPTHSY, from the coding sequence ATGATACGACGTTTTTATTTTTTCAGCGTTTTGGGTGCAGTGATCCTGTTGCTGACCACCGTCGGTTGCAAGCCTTATTTTGTGTTGGCCACCCAGCAGGACAAAATCATGCTGGAGCAGGTGCTGGATCAGGAGACACAGCAATTGGATCAGTTGGATACGCTGACCGGGCGCCTTGAATCGATGCAGGATGATCTGGTTGCCCATCAGTCGCAGTCCATTACTGAGCTCCAGCAGAGAATGGCGAACCAGGATAAACAGCTGATGGCGTTGAAAAATCAGCTGGCAGAACTGGATCAGGCCTTTGAAAACTTAAGGCAGGAGCATTCCGCAGAGCCGGTTCGCTACAACGACATGCAAAGTGTGGCGGTCGACACCGATACGACGGCCAAACAGGTGATTGGTGCGGTGGAGCAAGTGTATATTTCTCCGCCCGGTCTTTTGCTGAATGCTCGCATTGATACCGGTGCCACAACCTCCTCCATTGATGCCCGCAATGTCGAGCCGTTTGAGCGCGACGGCAAACGATGGGTCCGTTTTGAAATCACCGATCCGGAGAGTGACGAGCCGGTTGTGCTGGAGTGCCGGGTGGTGCGTCGGGTCAAAATTATTCAGGCCATCACCGAAGAGAAAGAGCGTCGCTATGTGGTGGAACTGCTGGTTGCCCTCGGCAATGTGACGCGCAGTGCCGAATTTACCTTGTCGGACCGTGATCATGTCGAATATCCGGTGTTGATTGGGCGCAATATCCTCATGGATTCAATGACCGTGGATGTCAGCAAGAAGTTCCTCTCCGTCCCGACCCATTCCTATTAA
- a CDS encoding MgtC/SapB family protein: protein MWADNPMVNSQFLLILKLVLAFIAGTMVGIEREKHGRPAGLRTHILVCVGACLMMVVSEGVFFKFGHLSAESVVRLDPGRIGAQIITGIGFLGAGVILKEGVSVRGLTTAACLWYVAGLGMAFGMGMFLIGAVATALALIALIAMKKLEPVLKKDRFLNLCVVTGSEVDVLDQLQQVFTNHQVFVFNIEQDINLMEKQRRYDFVLTRHQQRIGRDLVGEILELNGVIRVRYK from the coding sequence ATGTGGGCGGATAATCCGATGGTTAACAGCCAGTTCCTGTTGATTTTAAAGTTGGTTTTGGCCTTTATTGCCGGCACCATGGTCGGTATTGAACGCGAGAAGCACGGCCGTCCGGCCGGGCTGCGCACCCATATTTTGGTGTGTGTCGGCGCGTGCCTGATGATGGTGGTGTCCGAAGGGGTGTTTTTCAAATTTGGCCATCTTTCAGCCGAAAGCGTGGTGCGCCTTGATCCGGGGCGTATCGGCGCACAGATTATTACCGGCATCGGTTTTCTCGGCGCCGGGGTGATCCTTAAAGAGGGGGTGTCGGTACGTGGACTGACCACGGCCGCCTGTCTGTGGTATGTGGCCGGTTTGGGCATGGCTTTCGGTATGGGCATGTTTCTCATTGGCGCGGTTGCCACAGCCCTGGCCCTGATCGCCCTGATTGCCATGAAAAAACTGGAACCGGTGCTGAAAAAGGATCGTTTTCTCAACCTGTGTGTGGTGACCGGCTCTGAGGTGGATGTGCTGGATCAATTGCAGCAGGTGTTTACCAACCATCAGGTGTTTGTTTTCAATATCGAGCAGGATATCAATCTGATGGAAAAGCAACGTCGCTACGACTTTGTCTTGACCCGCCATCAACAACGGATCGGCCGGGATCTGGTCGGAGAAATTCTCGAACTCAACGGTGTGATTCGAGTGCGTTACAAGTAG
- a CDS encoding inactive transglutaminase family protein → MPRVLFYSVIVALFVLGLGLMWVRHAQTNVPLLPGEQAEVWLVEAKINFSAKGGPVRVSLDIPDHLPRFKMVNEQAASPGYGYSVVDAGDGNRRAVWTIRNSTGPQTLYYKIQVTPEPLSEVSRVAAPRAPLEIFWEESQFGAARHVLELAHARSDSVLTMCSELIKLVNAGDKDQNVSLLLSSMPVEILLERLFNYAGIPTRIVKGLYLEENRHNLKLAPVLIVYDSGGWVMFDPVSGVQGPPENFMLWNLDDFSLLDVSGGRSSKVSFAVTRQSISAKQLAFDGPAETRFSLFDMQRLPVEEQNMLKVMLLLPLGALVVVFMNVIVGVRTSSTFMPILIALSFLQTALLPGLISFIAIVSFGLLLRSYLSHFNLLLVARISTIVILVLMIIVFSSLFGYRIGFNTGMTVTFFPVIIIAWTIERMSILWEDEGPREVVVQGGGSLLVAICAYLLMSWSTAAYLSFNFPELNLIVLALIMTMGNYTGYKWTELRRFRALRLKLRL, encoded by the coding sequence ATGCCTAGAGTTCTCTTTTACAGTGTTATTGTCGCGTTGTTTGTTCTCGGGCTGGGGTTGATGTGGGTACGGCATGCCCAGACCAATGTGCCGTTGCTTCCCGGCGAACAAGCCGAAGTGTGGCTGGTTGAGGCCAAAATCAATTTCAGTGCAAAAGGTGGCCCGGTTCGAGTCAGTCTGGATATTCCGGATCATCTGCCCCGTTTCAAGATGGTCAACGAGCAGGCCGCATCGCCCGGCTATGGTTATTCCGTGGTTGATGCCGGTGACGGCAACCGCCGGGCGGTGTGGACGATTCGTAATTCCACCGGCCCGCAAACGCTCTATTATAAGATCCAGGTGACTCCCGAACCGTTGTCCGAGGTCAGCCGGGTTGCCGCGCCGCGAGCACCGCTGGAAATTTTCTGGGAGGAATCCCAGTTCGGTGCGGCGCGCCATGTTCTGGAGCTTGCTCATGCTCGGTCGGATTCAGTCCTGACCATGTGCAGTGAATTGATCAAGCTTGTGAATGCCGGCGATAAAGACCAGAATGTTTCCCTGCTGCTGTCCTCAATGCCGGTGGAGATTCTGCTTGAAAGACTTTTTAATTACGCGGGGATTCCCACCCGGATTGTCAAAGGTCTTTACTTGGAAGAGAACCGCCATAACCTGAAGCTTGCCCCGGTGCTGATCGTCTATGACAGCGGCGGTTGGGTGATGTTTGATCCGGTCTCAGGGGTGCAGGGTCCCCCGGAAAATTTCATGCTGTGGAACCTTGATGATTTCTCGTTGCTTGATGTCAGCGGCGGGCGCAGCTCCAAGGTCAGTTTTGCCGTGACCCGCCAGAGTATTTCCGCCAAGCAGCTGGCGTTTGATGGTCCTGCGGAGACCCGTTTTTCCCTGTTTGACATGCAACGGCTGCCGGTAGAAGAGCAGAATATGCTCAAGGTGATGTTGCTGTTGCCGCTGGGGGCGCTGGTGGTGGTTTTTATGAATGTCATTGTCGGGGTCCGCACCTCCAGCACCTTTATGCCGATTTTGATCGCGTTGTCCTTTCTGCAGACTGCTTTGCTGCCCGGTTTGATCAGTTTTATCGCCATTGTTTCTTTTGGATTGTTGCTGCGCAGCTACTTGTCCCACTTCAATCTGTTGCTGGTGGCGCGCATCTCCACCATCGTTATCCTGGTGTTGATGATCATTGTCTTCTCCAGCCTGTTCGGTTATCGGATTGGCTTTAACACCGGTATGACCGTCACGTTTTTCCCGGTGATCATCATTGCCTGGACCATTGAACGTATGTCGATTCTGTGGGAAGACGAAGGGCCGCGTGAGGTGGTGGTGCAAGGTGGCGGCAGCTTGCTGGTGGCCATCTGTGCCTATCTGCTGATGAGCTGGTCAACGGCCGCCTATCTAAGCTTCAACTTTCCCGAACTCAACCTGATCGTCCTCGCCCTGATCATGACCATGGGCAATTACACCGGCTACAAGTGGACTGAGTTGCGTCGTTTCCGGGCGTTGCGGCTCAAGTTGAGGCTGTGA
- a CDS encoding DUF2779 domain-containing protein, which produces MSKPVSMGLSKSLLLKGFQCPKALWLTKRPPEFVLPERPDLEAKFRAGTEVGILAQQLYPGGVEVPYEGLTVPAQLAKTKELIEQGADVIYEASFSFSAIFVKVDLLVRDGDQWQIHEVKMGTSVKDVNLDDVAIQHYVLNGCGLSISKSFLVHIDNSYVRHGEIDVQQLFCSEEVTTQVKVRLQHIPDGVRELRETLRQLNEPDLDIGPHCTDPFECDFIPYCWQHIPPNSVFDLRGRGINTFDLYRRGVVTFDEIPLDELNAKQRQQVEATLHQQDTIHAEGVQAFLDTLWYPLYHLDFETFSTPIPKFDGTRPYQQVSFQYSIHAQQSTGAEAQHFDYLAPPNIDPRRELVEQLLAVIPAEACILTYNQSFEKGVLRELANLFPDLADALHQRIDNIRDLMEPFRKRDLYRWQMQGSYSIKEVLPAMVPELNYQELTIADGSAAMQAYHTMCAMEPSEELDQLRRDLLRYCEMDTWAMVKVLEALIEVSVPHGDTEARRSSKPD; this is translated from the coding sequence ATGTCAAAACCGGTCAGCATGGGACTGAGCAAATCACTGCTGCTTAAGGGGTTTCAATGCCCGAAAGCATTGTGGCTTACCAAGCGGCCACCGGAGTTCGTGCTGCCCGAGCGCCCCGATCTCGAAGCCAAGTTTCGCGCAGGCACCGAAGTGGGTATCCTTGCCCAACAGCTTTATCCCGGCGGGGTCGAAGTGCCTTATGAAGGGCTGACCGTTCCGGCCCAGCTGGCCAAGACCAAAGAACTGATCGAGCAGGGGGCGGACGTCATTTACGAGGCGTCGTTTTCGTTTTCCGCCATCTTTGTCAAGGTCGACCTGCTGGTGCGTGACGGCGATCAGTGGCAGATTCATGAAGTGAAAATGGGCACCTCGGTTAAGGATGTCAATCTCGACGATGTGGCGATCCAGCACTATGTGTTGAATGGCTGCGGGCTGTCGATTTCCAAATCCTTCCTCGTCCATATCGACAACAGCTACGTGCGTCACGGTGAGATTGACGTGCAGCAGCTGTTTTGCAGCGAAGAGGTCACCACCCAAGTCAAGGTGCGTCTGCAGCACATTCCCGACGGCGTGCGCGAGCTGCGCGAAACCCTGCGCCAGCTCAACGAGCCGGACCTCGACATCGGCCCGCACTGTACCGATCCGTTTGAGTGTGATTTCATCCCCTACTGCTGGCAGCACATTCCACCCAACTCGGTGTTCGATCTGCGCGGGCGCGGCATCAACACGTTTGACCTCTACCGGCGCGGCGTGGTGACCTTTGACGAGATTCCCCTCGACGAACTCAATGCCAAGCAGCGCCAGCAGGTGGAAGCGACGTTACACCAGCAGGACACAATTCATGCCGAGGGCGTGCAGGCGTTTCTCGACACCCTGTGGTATCCGCTCTATCACCTCGATTTTGAAACCTTCAGCACGCCGATCCCCAAATTTGATGGCACCCGTCCCTATCAGCAGGTGTCGTTTCAATATTCCATCCACGCCCAACAGTCTACCGGGGCTGAAGCACAGCATTTTGACTATCTGGCCCCGCCCAACATTGACCCGCGTCGCGAACTGGTCGAGCAGCTGCTGGCGGTGATCCCGGCAGAGGCGTGCATCCTTACCTACAACCAGAGTTTCGAAAAGGGGGTGTTGCGTGAGCTGGCCAACCTGTTTCCCGATCTGGCCGACGCCCTCCACCAGCGCATTGACAACATCCGCGACCTGATGGAGCCGTTTCGCAAGCGCGACCTGTACCGTTGGCAGATGCAGGGCTCCTACTCCATCAAGGAGGTGTTGCCCGCCATGGTGCCGGAGCTGAATTACCAGGAGCTGACCATTGCCGACGGCTCAGCCGCCATGCAGGCCTATCACACCATGTGCGCCATGGAGCCGAGTGAAGAGCTGGACCAGCTGCGCCGCGACCTGCTGCGTTACTGTGAGATGGACACCTGGGCCATGGTCAAGGTGCTGGAGGCGTTGATTGAGGTGTCTGTTCCCCACGGAGACACGGAGGCACGGAGAAGTTCAAAACCAGACTAA